In Pseudoliparis swirei isolate HS2019 ecotype Mariana Trench chromosome 11, NWPU_hadal_v1, whole genome shotgun sequence, a genomic segment contains:
- the LOC130201324 gene encoding cytochrome P450 1B1-like, which produces MDTEFDVKGSSIIREWSGQVQPALVASLVFLFCLEAGLWVRNLRLKRRLPGPFAWPVVGNAMQLGQMPHITFSKLAKKYGNVYQIRLGCSDIVVLNGDSAIREALIKHSTEFAGRPNFVSFQMVSGGRSMTFTNYSKQWKAHRKISHSSLIAFSSGNSQTKKVFEQHITAEATELVQIFLRLSTDGRYFNPAPEFTVAAANIMCALCFGKRYEHEDKEFRIMLTKLDKFGETVGAGSLVDVMPWLQSFPNPVRSVYENFKNLNEEFFTFVKDKVVQHRESFDPDVTRDMTDAIINKIEHRQDSGLTKEFVEATVTDLIGAGQDTISTAMQWIVLLLAKYPDMQAKLQEVMDKVVGRDRLPSIDDRNSLGHLDAFIYETMRFTSFVPVTIPHSTTADVTIEGLHIPKDTVVFINQWSVNHDPLKWKDPHIFEPARFLDENGALDKDRTVDVMIFSTGKRRCIGNQIAMVEVFLFTAILLHQCSFERNPSEPLTLDCSYGLTLKPLRCSVSAKLRGKLLGLVSPA; this is translated from the coding sequence ATGGACACAGAGTTTGATGTGAAGGGCAGCAGCATCATCAGGGAATGGAGCGGACAGGTCCAGCCTGCTCTGGTCGCCTCTTTAGTGTTCCTCTTCTGTCTGGAAGCCGGTCTGTGGGTCAGAAACCTCAGGCTGAAGAGAAGACTGCCGGGACCCTTCGCATGGCCAGTGGTGGGCAACGCCATGCAGCTGGGCCAGATGCCTCACATCACCTTCTCCAAGCTCGCAAAAAAATACGGCAATGTGTACCAGATACGGCTGGGATGCAGCGACATCGTCGTTCTGAATGGAGACAGTGCGATACGGGAGGCGCTCATAAAGCACAGCACTGAGTTTGCAGGCAGACCAAACTTTGTCTCTTTCCAGATGGTCTCTGGAGGCAGGAGTATGACATTTACTAATTACAGCAAACAGTGGAAAGCACACAGGAAAATTTCCCATTCCAGCCTCATAGCCTTTTCCTCGGGGAACAGTCAGACCAAAAAAGTGTTTGAGCAACACATCACGGCCGAGGCCACGGAACTGGTGCAGATATTCTTGCGTCTCAGCACTGATGGACGGTATTTTAACCCTGCTCCTGAATTTACAGTAGCTGCTGCTAATATCATGTGCGCTCTCTGCTTTGGCAAGCGGTACGAACATGAAGACAAGGAGTTCAGGATCATGTTGACAAAGTTGGACAAGTTTGGGGAGACAGTTGGGGCAGGTAGCTTGGTGGATGTCATGCCCTGGCTTCAGTCCTTCCCCAACCCAGTTCGCAGTGTCTATGAAAACTTCAAAAACCTCAACGAGGAGTTTTTCACCTTCGTTAAAGACAAAGTGGTGCAGCACAGAGAGTCCTTCGACCCCGACGTGACCCGTGACATGACTGACGCCATCATCAACAAGATCGAGCACAGACAGGACAGCGGACTGACCAAAGAGTTTGTCGAAGCAACGGTCACAGATCTAATTGGAGCGGGTCAAGACACAATATCAACTGCCATGCAGTGGATCGTGCTGCTCTTGGCCAAATACCCAGACATGCAAGCCAAACTGCAGGAGGTCATGGACAAAGTAGTCGGCCGAGACAGACTGCCATCCATTGATGACAGAAACAGCCTGGGACACCTGGACGCCTTCATCTACGAGACCATGCGCTTCACCAGCTTCGTCCCCGTCACCATCCCCCACTCCACCACCGCGGACGTCACTATCGAGGGTCTGCACATCCCCAAAGACACGGTGGTCTTCATCAATCAGTGGTCCGTCAACCATGACCCCCTGAAGTGGAAGGACCCTCACATTTTTGAGCCCGCGCGCTTCCTTGATGAGAACGGGGCCCTCGATAAGGACAGAACCGTCGACGTGATGATCTTTTCAACAGGTAAAAGACGCTGCATCGGCAATCAGATCGCCATGGTCGAGGTGTTTTTATTCACAGCCATCCTGCTGCACCAGTGCAGCTTTGAGAGAAACCCCTCTGAGCCCCTCACTCTCGACTGCTCGTATGGACTCACACTGAAGCCCCTCCGATGCTCCGTCAGCGCCAAGCTCAGGGGCAAGCTGCTTGGCTTAGTCTCCCCAGCATGA